The DNA segment GTATATCAACGACGGGTTTCAGGTGTTGCTGGAATTGGGGGCGGTGGAGGAGGATGTTGGATAGTTTTCAGGCAGCCTGAAAACACTTGCCTGCAAGATGCAATTCCGTCTGAAAATTAGTTTCAGACGGAATTGAATTATCCTAACTCCCTAACTTGTAGAAATCAACAGCGTTGTTTACACAACAGGTTGGGAAAAATAAGCCTGCAACACCTCAAAAGGCGTATCCCCTTTCAGGCTGCTGTGCGGCTTCACGGTATTGTAGAAATTCACAAAGCGGCACAGCTCTTTCTGCCGATGACTGGGGCTGTCAAACTGCTGTTTGTCGTGCCACATCTCCATAATCGTCCGTATCACCCTTTCGGCTTTGCCGTTGGTTTGCGGACGCGCAGGACGGGTAAACTTCTGATTGATGCCGTTCTCAAAACAGGCAACGCCAAACGCATGATTAGCCGCGCCTTTGTACTCGCTGCCGTTGTCCGAATAGATGCATTCAATCAGATACGGGCAGGGTTTGATAACGTGGTCGTTAAGAAACATGGCGGCACTGTTTGCCGTTTTGTCGGGCAAGACAGCCGCGTATAGCTCTCGTGAGAAGTCATCAATGGCAACAAACAGGTAATCGCGTTTGTCGCTAACTCTCTGCCCTTTGAGCAACGGCAGGCGTTTGGTGTCTACATGAACCATCTCGCCGGGATAAGACTTGTTGTAGCGTTTGGCTTGTTTTTTAAGCCTCTCTTGGATGGCGCGTTCCACTTTGGCTAAACGGCGCATTCCGTAATAGGCCTGCTTGAAGCGATTGTTGGTGCTGTTCTGCGGCACAAGTAATTGGACTCGTGCGGCTTTGAGCACACGATAGATGGTGGTACGGCTGACCATAAAGCGTTGTGCTAATGAAGTAACGCTTTCTTTGTTCTGTGTGTAGGCGAGCCAGATGGCTTGGCGGTCGTGTGGGACGAGGCGGGTGTTTTTGTGGATGTTCATTTACGGTATTTTCCTTGAAATACTGTAAACAACGCTAGGGGTTTCTACACCTAACTAGATTCTTGCCAAATGCTTGGAAGTTTACTTTTTATCGCTAAATATAAAACTCTTTTCCAATGATTTATTTTACTTTCGTTTTGAATAACAGAATCCAAGATGCTTGTTTCAAACATAATGATATCCATATTATAAGATTTAGATCTTTCTATTTGAACTAATAAATCTGATAAAGTACCTACTGCATTTTGAGCAAATCTTTCTTTAAGTTTAAATATTTCAAAATGGAAACGTACTTTTTCTTTTTTATCATTTGACCATTCTTCAGGCGGATTAACACTATATTCTATAGTGCTATCAATATATTCAGCATATAACCATTGCTGGCTAAAAAAACAATCATTATCTAAATAGGGATGAATTAACTGGTTGTCTTTTGTTGTTGGAAAAAACTCTTTCTTATACTCGGTATTGCAATCCTTACATATCGGAATTAAGTTATAAGGAAATACTGCAAAATGACCGTATCTTGCTTTAGGCAAAAAATGGTCTAGTTGAGATGGAATACTAATGCCTCCACAAAAAGGACAATGTATCTCTGGGGATTTTGCTAGGTTAATAAGTGTGTCATATACATTTCCACACCTACAGTCTCGTAAGCAATACTCGTATAGTCTAACCATATGCTTCTTTTCTAAACTATTATTTATATTTTCCGTATTAGGAAGTAAGTTACTCAACTGGTATAAATCATTAGTAGTTGCTAGTTTTTTATAACTATCGCCACTTGTGAGCAAAAAATCTTTATTAGTTAATATATCCGACCTGCAATCA comes from the Kingella potus genome and includes:
- a CDS encoding integrase core domain-containing protein; the encoded protein is MNIHKNTRLVPHDRQAIWLAYTQNKESVTSLAQRFMVSRTTIYRVLKAARVQLLVPQNSTNNRFKQAYYGMRRLAKVERAIQERLKKQAKRYNKSYPGEMVHVDTKRLPLLKGQRVSDKRDYLFVAIDDFSRELYAAVLPDKTANSAAMFLNDHVIKPCPYLIECIYSDNGSEYKGAANHAFGVACFENGINQKFTRPARPQTNGKAERVIRTIMEMWHDKQQFDSPSHRQKELCRFVNFYNTVKPHSSLKGDTPFEVLQAYFSQPVV
- a CDS encoding HNH endonuclease, translating into MIRLTLPEDMPNYGNVIDICCEKRIDCRSDILTNKDFLLTSGDSYKKLATTNDLYQLSNLLPNTENINNSLEKKHMVRLYEYCLRDCRCGNVYDTLINLAKSPEIHCPFCGGISIPSQLDHFLPKARYGHFAVFPYNLIPICKDCNTEYKKEFFPTTKDNQLIHPYLDNDCFFSQQWLYAEYIDSTIEYSVNPPEEWSNDKKEKVRFHFEIFKLKERFAQNAVGTLSDLLVQIERSKSYNMDIIMFETSILDSVIQNESKINHWKRVLYLAIKSKLPSIWQESS